The Pleuronectes platessa chromosome 10, fPlePla1.1, whole genome shotgun sequence genome contains a region encoding:
- the sgk2b gene encoding serine/threonine-protein kinase Sgk2b: MTVTPERTMTNAKMTRLVSFLSALLKGKKVAFSDFLHKLVSSQQLCQHLDTQKILRPPRRPRKEKVKKSPASSVDTETSQTKPSDFDYLKVIGVGSFGKVLLARHREQGGYYAVKVLQKKMIVKRREQRHVMVERSVLLKGLHHPFLVGLHFSFQTPTMLYFVLDYVNGGELFYHLQREISFSEARSAFYAAEMATALGYLHSLDIVYRDLKPENILLDSGGHVMLTDFGLCKEGVAAGGVMHTFCGTPEYLAPEVLQGGPYSPAVDWWGLGTVLFEMLYGLPPFYSRSKAKMFENKLYAPLQLGSGVSQAARSLLEGLLERDVTKRTGASCDLEELQEHPFFASIDWDDLLARKVEPPFIPNVCGPCDISHIDPAFTLQPVPASVNERCRASGASEAFPGFSFMNPVEYMTPQPVS; this comes from the exons ATGACGGTGACTCCGGAGCGGACGATGACTAACGCCAAGATGACGCGACTTGTGTCGTTTTTATCAG ctctTCTCAAAGGGAAGAAAGTGGCCTTCAGTGATTTCTTACACAAACTTGTCTCCAGTCAACAACTCTGCCaaca TTTGGACACCCAGAAAATCCTGCGGCCACCCAGAAGGCCGAGAAAGGAGAAGGTCAAGAAAAGCCCGGCG AGCTCAGTGGACACAGAGACCTCTCA GACGAAGCCGTCAGACTTTGACTACCTCAAAGTTATCGGCGTCGGGAGCTTTGGAAAG GTGCTGCTTGCAAGACACAGAGAACAAGGGGGCTACTATGCTGTGAAAGTGCTGCAGAAAAAGATGATTGTCAAGAGGAGAGAG cagaggcatGTGATGGTTGAGAGGAGCGTGCTGCTGAAGGGGCTGCATCATCCGTTCCTAGTGGGActccacttctctttccagacgCCGACGATGCTCTACTTCGTCCTGGACTATGTCAATGGGGGGGAG CTTTTTTACCACCTCCAGAGAGAGATATCATTTTCCGAAGCCAGATCTGCTTTCTACGCGGCAGAGATGGCCACGGCGCTCGGCTACCTCCACTCCCTTGACATCGTTTACAG GGACCTTAAACCAGAGAACATCCTGCTGGACAGCGGGGGTCATGTGATGCTGACTGACTTTGGGCTGTGTAAAGAAGGCGTGGCCGCAGGGGGGGTTATGCACACGTTCTGTGGGACTCCAGAGTACCTCGCTCCGGAGGTGCTACAGGGTGGCCCCTACAGTCCAGCAGTGGACTGGTGGGGACTCGGCACTGTGCTGTTTGAGATGCTCTATGGACTG CCTCCATTCTACAGCCGCAGCAAAGCAAAGATGTTCGAGAACAAACTCTACGCTCCTCTGCAGCTGGGGAGCGGGGTGTCTCAGGCGGCCCGCTCACTGCTAGAGGGCTTGCTGGAAAGGGACGTCACCAAACGCACGGGGGCAAGCTGTGACCTG gaggagctgcaggaacatCCTTTCTTTGCCTCCATCGACTGGGACGACCTCCTGGCCAGGAAAGTGGAGCCTCCCTTCATCCCTAACGTG TGTGGACCCTGTGATATCAGCCACATCGACCCCGCGTTCACGCTACAACCCGTCCCGGCCTCCGTGAATGAGCGCTGCCGGGCGAGCGGTGCCAGCGAGGCCTTCCCAGGGTTCTCCTTCATGAACCCAGTGGAGTACATGACACCACAGCCTGTGTCATAA